DNA from Halostella limicola:
TCGTCGCCGCCCTCCGACGCCCGGGGAAAATGGTCAGCGAGGAACGTTCGCACTGTCCGGGTGAAGAACTCGGGGTTGTCGAGGTTGGAGGCGTGCCCCGCGTCCGGCACCGTTCGGAGGACGGCATCGGGGATCTCGTCGCGCAATTTCTCCGCGTGTCGGCGGAGAAACGGCGCTTCGTGCTCGCCGCGGAGGACCAGCGTCGGCACCGCGACGGCGGACAGGTCGACCTCCGTCTCGTGAAAGGCGGCGACCGCGCGGATCACCTTGGCGAACTCGTCGGTCTCCATCTTCGGACCCTCGGCCCGGAGCCGCTCGATCTCTCCGTAATCGCCGCTGACGCCCCGCCCCGAGATACGCTCCTGAAGCCACACCATGGCTTTCTCGACCCGCTCGTACCCGACGAGTCGCACCGGCGGGATCGCGGCTCGCAGCATGACTACCCGCTGCAACCACTCCCGCCGGTCGAGCAGTTCCGGCGCGAAGGTGTCGGCGAGGACGAGGCCGGCGAGCCGGTCGGAGTGGCGGGCCGCGTACGCCTGCGCGATGCACCCGCCGGTCGAGAGCCCGCAGAGGACGAACCGGTCGAGGTCGAGGGCGTCGACGAGCGCGGCGAGGTCGTCAGCGAACAGGTCGACCGAGTAGGCCTCCCTGGCGGAGCCGCCGGTCCGGCCGTGCCCGCGAACGTCGTAGGCGATCGCGGTGTAGTCGTCGCTCAGAGCGTCCACCTGCGGCCGCCACTGTGAGTGATCGAGGACAGCGCCGTGGGCGAACACGACCGGCGGACCGGTGCCGCGTCGCTCGTAGTACGTGTCGATGTCGTTCGTTCGGACGGTCGGCATGCGTCGCCTACGCGCCCGGAGAGGATAACGTCACCCGTGTGTGAAAGGAGCGAATCGCGCGGAGAGAAACTACGCGGGGAGAACTAGTTCTCGTCGGCGTCGGAGCGGACCTCGCCGCCGTCAGTCAGCGCTTCCTCCTCCTCGCCGCCGTCGGTGGCGATGGAGGTCTCCAGCTTCCGTTCGAACCAGTCCCACTCGCGACCCTTCATACCGTCCTCTTCGAGGTTCCACGGGTCGCCGGTCTCGACTTTCGGCCCGTCGTAGTAGGAACTGGCCATGTTCCAGAGCCAGATGACCTGTCCGACCAGCAGCAGGACCGCGCCGGCGGTGGCGGCCTGGTGTAGCAGGGTGATGACCTCGACCGGACCGACCGAGAGCCCGCTGTAGGTGGCGTAGCGCCGGGTGAAGCCGGCGTAGCCGAGCAGGATCATGGCGAAGAACGTGACGTTCGTGCCGATCATCGAGAGCCAGAAGTGCCACTTCGCGAGCGTCCGCTGGTACCAGCGGCCGGCGTACATCGGGTACCAGTAGTAGAGGCCGGCGAAGCCGGCGAACGCGATGGCGCCCATGACGATGTAGTGGAAGTGCCCGACGACGTAGTAGGTGTCGTGGAGCACGAGGTCGACGGGGATGGCGGCGAGGAACACGCCGGTGACGCCGCCGATGATGAAGTTCGAGACGAACCCGATGCAGAACAGCATCGGCGTGGTGAGCCTGAGGTTGCCGTTCCACATCGTCGTGATCCAATTGAACGTCTTCACGGCGCTCGGGATGGCGATGGCCAGCGAGACGGCCATGAAGCTGGCGCGGAGCCGCGGGTCGATGCCCGTCGTGAACATGTGGTGGGCCCAGACGCCGAAGCTCAGCACGCCGATGGCCAGCGTCGAGTAGACGACGAACTTGAACCCGAACAGCTTCCGGCCCGCGAAGCGCGGCAGGACGTAGCTGATGATCCCCATCGGCGGGAGGACGAGGATGTACACCTCGGGGTGGCCGAAGAACCAGAACAGGTGCTGCCAGAGGATGGTGCCCCCGCCCTCCGCG
Protein-coding regions in this window:
- a CDS encoding alpha/beta fold hydrolase, translating into MPTVRTNDIDTYYERRGTGPPVVFAHGAVLDHSQWRPQVDALSDDYTAIAYDVRGHGRTGGSAREAYSVDLFADDLAALVDALDLDRFVLCGLSTGGCIAQAYAARHSDRLAGLVLADTFAPELLDRREWLQRVVMLRAAIPPVRLVGYERVEKAMVWLQERISGRGVSGDYGEIERLRAEGPKMETDEFAKVIRAVAAFHETEVDLSAVAVPTLVLRGEHEAPFLRRHAEKLRDEIPDAVLRTVPDAGHASNLDNPEFFTRTVRTFLADHFPRASEGGDENDERDR
- a CDS encoding cbb3-type cytochrome c oxidase subunit I; this encodes MAMEGQIALTVLMGALLLGVAVWLTRLEDWRSYTPLAGGGAVGDETGHAHHEKPGGIIRWFTTVDHKDIGILYGTYAVIAFAWGGLAAFLMRAELVTADIAVLPGTQTYNALLTSHGITMLFLFGTPILAAFANYFVPLFIDADDMAFPRINAIAFWLLPPGALLIWAGFFLAPFADAITGGSAMSWTMYPPLSAEQTNPANDLMLLGLHLTGVSATMGAINFIATIFTERGEDVGWSNLDIFSWTILTQSGLILFAFPLLGSAIIMLLLDRNFGTTFFAAEGGGTILWQHLFWFFGHPEVYILVLPPMGIISYVLPRFAGRKLFGFKFVVYSTLAIGVLSFGVWAHHMFTTGIDPRLRASFMAVSLAIAIPSAVKTFNWITTMWNGNLRLTTPMLFCIGFVSNFIIGGVTGVFLAAIPVDLVLHDTYYVVGHFHYIVMGAIAFAGFAGLYYWYPMYAGRWYQRTLAKWHFWLSMIGTNVTFFAMILLGYAGFTRRYATYSGLSVGPVEVITLLHQAATAGAVLLLVGQVIWLWNMASSYYDGPKVETGDPWNLEEDGMKGREWDWFERKLETSIATDGGEEEEALTDGGEVRSDADEN